From the Burkholderiales bacterium genome, one window contains:
- a CDS encoding efflux RND transporter periplasmic adaptor subunit → MNALLVAQRSLVAALAAAVVACNQPSAQPQSAPPPPEVNVVEVQPRDLPATYEYVGQIAGIREVEVRPRVSGILEKWNYTEGTRVSAGQSLFTIDSEPYRAALARAEAQLASAEAAAAQASRDAARLKPLWEAKAVSQKDYDDAVSAEQIAAANVKAAQAAVTEARLNLSYTRVAAPISGISGRALQSEGSLVQAQQTLLTTITQIDPIWVIFSFTEAEHLKFTRAVAEGRLVLPKDGKFDVKVKLADDSAYPRTGKVDFTDVRVDSGTGTIEARAVLPNPQQLLRPGQFVRVQLSGATRPQAIAVPQRAVLEGPGHKIVLTVNAQGIVEPRPVQVGDWQGEDWIILGGLQSGDRVIVDGMVKARPGSPVRIAQPAAPPPAQPAAPQPKKPEGAKTADAGPAWRAN, encoded by the coding sequence ATGAACGCCCTGCTCGTCGCCCAGCGCAGCCTGGTGGCCGCGCTCGCCGCTGCCGTGGTCGCCTGCAACCAGCCATCGGCGCAGCCACAGTCCGCTCCTCCGCCACCCGAGGTCAACGTCGTGGAGGTGCAACCGCGCGACCTGCCGGCCACCTATGAATACGTCGGGCAGATTGCGGGAATCCGCGAGGTCGAAGTGCGGCCACGCGTGTCGGGCATTCTCGAGAAGTGGAACTACACCGAGGGGACACGGGTCTCCGCAGGCCAGAGCCTGTTCACCATCGACTCCGAACCGTATCGCGCCGCCCTGGCGCGAGCCGAAGCGCAACTGGCCAGCGCGGAAGCGGCCGCGGCACAGGCCAGCCGTGACGCCGCGCGCCTGAAACCGTTGTGGGAAGCCAAGGCGGTCAGCCAGAAGGACTACGACGACGCGGTCTCGGCCGAACAGATCGCGGCTGCCAACGTCAAGGCCGCGCAGGCAGCGGTGACCGAGGCGCGGTTGAACCTTTCCTATACCCGCGTGGCAGCACCGATCAGCGGCATCTCGGGACGCGCGCTGCAGTCCGAAGGCAGCCTCGTACAAGCGCAGCAGACGCTGCTCACCACCATCACCCAGATCGATCCGATCTGGGTGATCTTCAGCTTCACGGAGGCGGAGCACCTGAAGTTCACGCGCGCCGTGGCCGAGGGACGCCTGGTTCTGCCCAAAGACGGGAAGTTCGACGTCAAGGTCAAGCTCGCCGACGACAGCGCGTATCCGCGCACGGGCAAGGTCGATTTCACCGACGTGCGCGTGGACTCCGGCACCGGGACCATCGAGGCGCGGGCGGTCCTGCCCAACCCACAGCAACTGCTGCGCCCGGGGCAGTTCGTGCGCGTGCAGCTCTCCGGAGCGACGCGCCCACAGGCGATCGCGGTTCCGCAACGCGCCGTGCTGGAGGGGCCAGGGCACAAGATCGTGCTCACCGTCAACGCCCAGGGCATCGTCGAGCCGCGCCCGGTGCAAGTCGGCGATTGGCAGGGCGAGGACTGGATCATTCTGGGCGGCCTGCAATCCGGCGACCGGGTAATCGTCGACGGCATGGTCAAGGCGCGTCCAGGCTCTCCGGTGCGCATCGCGCAGCCCGCTGCGCCGCCTCCCGCGCAGCCGGCAGCGCCGCAGCCGAAGAAGCCGGAAGGCGCGAAAACCGCGGATGCCGGCCCGGCATGGCGCGCCAATTGA
- a CDS encoding TetR family transcriptional regulator, translating into MRRTKEEAQATRSQILDTAERVFSEKGVSRTSLNDIAETAGCTRGAIYWHFKNKADLFQAMIERVALPMEEMVRAAGDETAEDPLQRVRAACVYVLRKTALDPQVRRVLEIAFFKCEIDEDIGQLVGRQMECRAEGMEMFQRAFRNAVRRGQLPRHVDARRATIALMAFIDGLLYNWLLKPELFPLAKDAEWYVDLYLAALKRFPQPRASRGVRGRRTAAQP; encoded by the coding sequence GTGAGAAGGACGAAGGAGGAAGCGCAGGCCACGCGCAGCCAGATTCTCGACACCGCGGAGCGGGTGTTCAGCGAGAAAGGCGTGTCGCGCACCTCGCTCAACGACATTGCCGAGACGGCGGGCTGCACGCGGGGTGCAATTTACTGGCATTTCAAGAACAAAGCCGATCTTTTTCAAGCGATGATCGAGCGGGTGGCGCTGCCCATGGAGGAAATGGTGCGCGCCGCCGGCGACGAAACGGCCGAGGACCCGCTGCAGAGGGTACGCGCCGCTTGCGTCTACGTCTTGCGCAAAACTGCTCTGGACCCTCAGGTCCGGCGCGTGCTCGAGATCGCCTTCTTCAAGTGCGAGATCGACGAGGACATCGGCCAGCTGGTCGGCAGGCAGATGGAGTGCAGGGCCGAAGGGATGGAGATGTTTCAGCGCGCGTTTCGTAATGCCGTGCGCCGCGGACAGTTGCCAAGGCACGTGGACGCGCGCAGGGCCACCATTGCCCTCATGGCGTTCATCGATGGCCTGCTCTACAACTGGCTGCTCAAGCCGGAGCTGTTTCCGCTGGCCAAGGACGCCGAGTGGTACGTGGACCTCTACCTGGCGGCACTGAAGCGCTTTCCCCAACCGCGCGCATCTCGCGGCGTGAGGGGGCGGCGGACAGCGGCGCAGCCGTGA
- a CDS encoding DUF2237 domain-containing protein, whose amino-acid sequence MLFDPTHSGGSRARNVLGGPLQTCSARPLTGFFRNGCCDTDQRDLGLHVVCAQMTREFLDFSVQRGNDLVTPVPEFEFPGLKAGDRWCLCATRWKEALQAGKAPPVVLAATHEAALAVVSLEDLKRHALDLQ is encoded by the coding sequence ATGCTTTTCGATCCTACTCATTCCGGCGGCAGCCGCGCGCGCAACGTGCTCGGTGGCCCGCTGCAGACTTGCAGTGCAAGGCCGCTGACCGGATTTTTCCGCAATGGATGCTGCGACACCGATCAGCGGGATTTGGGCTTGCACGTGGTGTGCGCGCAGATGACCCGGGAGTTTCTCGACTTTTCCGTGCAGCGCGGCAACGATCTGGTCACACCGGTGCCGGAATTCGAGTTTCCCGGTCTCAAGGCCGGAGACCGCTGGTGCCTGTGCGCCACGCGCTGGAAGGAGGCGCTGCAAGCCGGAAAGGCTCCACCGGTGGTTCTGGCGGCCACGCATGAAGCCGCGCTGGCCGTGGTGTCTCTGGAAGACCTCAAAAGACACGCCCTCGACCTGCAATAG
- a CDS encoding VWA domain-containing protein: MSARPWILAVALVLSACGPKANHNHAVFVLVDTSGTYAAEVGKAQRLINYLLGTLNPGDTLAVGRVKSRSFSEKDIVAKVSLNTDPLQANQQKRMFSEQVAAFTRNAQNARGSRYTDITGGIIQAAEFLNETGAGRKTIIVFSDMQEELDYKTVRDFPIKLDGIRVIALNVTKLETDNVDPRRYISRLEWWERRARAAGAAEWRVVNDMEHLERIFQKRG; this comes from the coding sequence ATGAGCGCCCGCCCGTGGATTCTGGCGGTGGCGCTCGTACTGTCGGCCTGCGGGCCGAAGGCGAATCACAACCATGCGGTCTTCGTCCTGGTCGACACCTCGGGAACCTATGCGGCGGAGGTCGGCAAGGCCCAGCGCCTGATCAATTATCTGCTGGGCACCCTGAATCCCGGCGATACGTTGGCGGTGGGGCGCGTGAAGAGCCGCAGCTTCAGCGAGAAAGACATTGTCGCCAAGGTGAGCCTCAACACCGATCCGCTGCAGGCCAACCAGCAAAAGCGCATGTTCAGCGAACAGGTCGCGGCCTTTACCAGAAACGCCCAGAACGCCCGCGGCAGCAGGTACACTGACATCACCGGCGGCATCATCCAGGCGGCCGAGTTTCTCAACGAGACCGGCGCCGGTCGCAAGACCATCATCGTCTTCTCCGACATGCAGGAGGAGCTCGACTACAAGACCGTGCGCGACTTTCCGATCAAGCTGGATGGAATCCGCGTCATCGCGCTCAACGTGACCAAGCTCGAGACCGACAACGTCGATCCGCGCCGCTACATCAGCCGGCTGGAGTGGTGGGAGCGGCGCGCCCGCGCCGCCGGCGCCGCCGAGTGGCGCGTGGTCAACGACATGGAGCACCTCGAACGCATCTTCCAGAAGCGCGGCTGA
- a CDS encoding GNAT family N-acetyltransferase has translation MNFRRARDDDWPAVIALQDANLAWKLEEEDKRDGYLSAQFSPEQFGEMNAGGAVAVAEANGVLTGYACCAPRSFGADIPTLQAMRQQFQKLSYLGKPLDNATCCIYGPVCVARAFRGKGILRGLIGQLKEEIRGRFEVAACFIGKSNTRSFSAHVDGLGMSLVGDFRFEGRAYWIVAFGVPPAATSCIFR, from the coding sequence ATGAATTTCCGGCGTGCGCGCGACGACGATTGGCCTGCCGTAATCGCACTGCAGGACGCCAATCTGGCATGGAAGCTCGAGGAGGAAGACAAGCGCGACGGCTACCTGTCCGCGCAGTTCTCCCCGGAACAATTTGGCGAGATGAACGCCGGCGGCGCAGTCGCGGTGGCGGAGGCAAACGGTGTACTGACGGGCTATGCCTGCTGCGCGCCGCGGTCATTTGGCGCGGACATACCGACTCTGCAGGCGATGAGGCAGCAGTTCCAGAAGTTGTCGTATCTCGGCAAGCCCCTCGACAACGCAACATGCTGCATCTACGGACCGGTCTGCGTGGCGCGCGCGTTTCGCGGCAAGGGTATCCTGCGCGGGCTGATCGGGCAGCTCAAGGAAGAGATCCGGGGGCGTTTCGAAGTGGCTGCCTGCTTCATCGGCAAGTCCAACACGCGCTCGTTCTCGGCGCACGTGGACGGCCTGGGGATGAGCCTGGTCGGCGACTTCCGGTTCGAGGGGAGAGCGTACTGGATCGTCGCCTTTGGCGTGCCGCCGGCGGCGACTTCCTGTATCTTTCGCTAA